The genomic interval GCGAGCTGATACAGATCGACGGCTGCGATCACCGCTGGTTCGAGGAACGCGGCCCGGCCTGCACGCTGCTGGTTTATGTGGATGACGCGACCAGTCGCCTGATGCAGCTTCATTTCGTCCGCTCCGAGTCCACGTTCACCTACTTTGAAGCCACGCGCGGCTACCTGGAGCAGCACGGCAAGCCGCTGGCATTTTACAGCTACAAGGCCAGCGTGTTCCGCATCAACAATAAAAATGCGGCTAGCGGCGACGGTCAGACGCAGTTCGGTCGCGCGATGAACGAGCTGAACATCACCGGCATCTGCGCCAACACCAGCTCTGCCAAGGGCCGCGTGGAGCGTGCGCACCTCACGTTGCAGGACCGGCTGGTCAAGGAACTCAGGCTTCGTGACATCAGCACGCCTGATGCGGCTAACGCCTTTGCCGCTGAGTTTATGGCGGACTACAACCGGCGTTTCGCGAAGGCACCGAGGCATGATTTTGACGTGCACCGTCCGCTTGATGCAGACGACAATCTGAACCAGATATTTACCTGGCGCGAACCGCGCAAGGTTTCGAAAGCGCTGACGGTCCGCTACGATAAAATGCTGTTGCTGCTTGAGGATAACGATGACAGCCGCCGTGCGATGGGTAAATATCTGGATGCCTGGCAGTACCCGGATGGCCGCGTTGAACTCAGGAGTCACGGTACGGTGCTTCCCTACTCTGCCTACGACCGGCTGTCTGAAGTTGACCAAGGTGCGATCGTTGACAACAAGCGGCTTGGACACGCGCTGGCCGTGGCTAAACTGCTGCAGGACAAGCGTGATAATACGCGATCTCACGGCCTTCCGGCCGGAAACGGGCCAAGTCGGAGAAGTGCGAAGAAAGATCCGGCTAAAAAGCGGCAACGGGCGGTTAATGAAGATGACCTTCTTGAAGCTATTGAAGTCCTCCCGTCATTTATTGATGGATTAACTCCTTGAACACGAAAATATGATCAGAACTAAAAACCTAATAATCAGCAAAGTTTCACACAGGCATGCGGATGCATTATTTCGTATATATGGAGATATTGAGAATAATGTTTATAACCCATCACCTCCGTTTCCCAGTATCGAACATTCTCAGTCAGTGCTCAACACATGGATAGAGCATTGGAGTGCTAAAGGCATTGGGAATCATGCAATTAGCATGGCCTCAGATGAGGATTGCATTATTGGTTTTGGCGGCTTTTCTTTTAAAAAATTCAGAGAAAAAGAGATTGTTAGTTTAGGTTATAAGTTCACCCCCGACGTATGGGGAAATGGATATGCGACTGAATTTGTTAATGGAATAATTGAACACACTGTATTACCTGGTAATGTTATCGAGGTTATAGCCAGAACTCATCCTGAGAACATTGCATCAATAAGAGTCTTAGAAAAAACAGGATTCATATACTTGGGAATCTATGATAATAACGATGGCATGGGGCTCAGCGCAGTATTTAGCAGGAAAATATAGCGGTCATTATTTACAAGATGGCCTAGAAAATAACATCATAAATCGGACAACTCAGGTTTGCCTGAGTGCGGTCATCTCTGCTTAGCTTCAACATAAAGCTATGGAGTGTTATGTCGTTTTCATCTAATAACGGGCATTAACCTGAAATACCTATGCTTTTTTAGATTCCACCTTGGAAAAGGTTAACTCACTAAATTTAGTAAAAATTTTCTTGCGTATATAGCATAAAGGTAACTTTTCCACTGTTGTATTCCTCAGGTATTTCACCGTGTTCGAGATAACTCAGCAGGATGTTTACCGACAGCTGCGCATGACGTGCCGTGTTCTGATCCAGCGTAAGGGCCAGAGCGTTTCTGCTAAACAGTGCTTTCGTGGTGGAATACAGTTCGTGAGTAATGAGTGTGCAGGCCTGCGTCAGACGGTGCCGGGCCAGAGCCTCGCTGATTTCGGTATTACCCAGGCCGGTGTTGTAAAGTCCCACCACCTTAGCTGACTGCACCAGCTCTTTTTCAAGCAGTCTGCTGATGGTTATGCGGCTCTCCTGACCCGCCAGCGCCTCCCGCAATGTCACCTCGGGAAAGCGCTTTTCAAGGACATCGCGGAAACCCTGAATACGCTGCTGATGGGCGCGGTATTCACTGCGTCCACTCACCATAATCACATCGCCCTGCTGTCTGATCAGGCTGCCCATCATCAGCCCGGCTGTGCGTCCTGCCTGCAGCTGGTCAATGCCAACATGACACAGCCTGTGCGCGCCAGGCAGATCCGTGACGAGGGTCACTACCGGCACTCCGCGCTGTCTGCAGCACTGCAGAGCCTGATAAACAGCGGGATGTTCATGGGCAAAGATAATCAGGGCGTCACGTGTCTTGCTGCGTTCTTCAATGAGTACAGCCAGTCTGTCCGGACAGGACTCCGGCACAAAAGTGCGGTGCAGCACTACGCGGCGATAACCCAGAGCAGTCGCGATGGCGGAAAAATCGCTGGCAAGCTGCCTGAAAAAAAAAGCGTCGTCGCCACTCAGCAGTACCTCTATCTGCCAGGCATGACGGTGCTCTTCAGGCAGGATGCGTTTAAGACCAGCCTCACGCGCGGCTTCAAGCACTTTCTGTGCAGTCCGGGTAGAGACGCCGCCCCGCTCATTCAGCACGCGGTCGACCGTAGCCAGGCTAACTCCCGCCTGCTCTGCCAGCATTTCAAGCGTAAATGTTTTCATCAGAGTTCCTGTTGAGGTATTTCCCTCAAAACATCTATTTCTCAGGATATGCGGGCAGGCTAATTTGGCAACGTCTTTATCGCTGAACTTTGAACTTCAGACAGGAAATCATCATGACGCAGAAAAAACGTTTTGCCCTGATTGGCTGTGGCTTTATTGGACAGGTCCATGCAGCAAACCTAGCTACGCATCCGGATGTAGAGCTTGCGATGCTGGCCGACCTGGACACGGCCCGCTCCGCCGCACTCGCCGGGCAGATGAAGTGTACGGCGGGCGAAGTCAGCGTCGCCATTAACAGTGACAATATAGATGCCGTGCTGATAGCCAGCGCAACGCCGTCGCATGCTGAACTGCTTGAAGCGGCGGCGAGGGCGGGTAAGGCCGTTTATTGTGAAAAACCGATCGATTTGTCGCTGGCAAGAGCAACACGCGTCGCTGAAAACGTGCTGCCACTGAACACAAAAATCACGGTCGGCTTCAATCGCCGCTTTGACCGCAGCCATCAGCAGTTAAAGCGTCAGCTGGAACAGGGTACTGTCGGGCGTCCTGAGTTAATCCAGATGGTCTGCCGTGCGTCGGAACTTCCGCCGCTAAGCTACCTTAAGTCTTCCGGCGGCCAGATGCGTGACCAGGCGATCCATTTTTTCGACCTGCTGCGCTGGCTGACAGCCGATGAAGTTATTTCAGTGGGCGCTATGGGTGCCGCACTGGCGATGCCTGCCATCCGTGAATTTGGCGATGTTGATACGTCGGTGCTGATTATGCAGATGCAGCAGGGCGCGTTTGCGCAGCTCGATAACACGCGTCGTACGGGCTATGGCTATGATGAAAGAATCAGTGTGATGGGCGAAAAAGGACTGGCAGAGTCAGGTTCACAGAGCCCGCCGGGCATGACGCTGTATCAGGGAAAAGCCATTATAAAGCAGGGACTTTATGCGGACTGGTTCAGCCGTGTGCAGGGCACCTATTATCAGCATCTTGACGCGTTTGTCCGCTCACTGAACGGGGAGGATGTCGCTGATTTACCCGGACTGCTGGATGGAATTCAGGCGCAGGCGATTGCAGAAGCCGCGACGCAATCCCTTGCAACCGGAATGTTCTGCCCGGTAGGCCAGGTGTTGTGATAAAAGTCCGGGGCCGGTCCCTTAGGATATGGCCCCGGAAGCGACAGATACTCAACCCCGGCTGCTGCAGATTTCAGCGCTCTTCGTTGAACACGATCCCCAGCTGTCCTCTCACCGTATCCATCGCAGTCAGAGTACTGAGAACGGCGGAGAACGGGCGAACGGGCGAGTCGTTTAGTCCCTGCCCCACGCACCATGAAAAATGCTGGATCTCATGACAGAGCTGCGCATAACGGCTGGCGGGTTCTTCCCAGCACAACGTATGGCCACCCTGGCTTGAGGTCAGCACAAATCCGCCGGGTGCATAAAACTGTCCCGCCAGAACCAGAGTGGCATCGCGTCCCGCAATCACCGCACTTCCGGGAGTATTACTGAACAGGGTCGTGTTCAACACCGAATGCATGCCACAGGCATGTTCGAATAGCATAGAAGCCTGCCCGTTAATATTTCCTTCTGCCGGTTGCCCGCTGGACTGGATGCGGACAGGTGCACCTGCCACCATCACACTCAACGAAACCAGATAACTGCCTAAATCCAGCATCGGACCGCCGGCCAGATCGGCATTGAAGATGCGGTGATCCTTCGTAAAAAACTCTCCGTGATCGGCCGTCAGAGTATGAAGATCACCCAGCACCCCGTCGTTTAAAAGCTGACGCAGCACATCGTATTTTGGCGCAAAATCACACCACATGCCCTCCATACACAGCAGGCCTTTCTGACGGGCCTTCGCCTGTAGGGTCTCTGCCTCCCTGACATTCAGCGCCAGGGGTTTCTCAATCAGCACATGTTTGCCCGCATTCAGTGCTTTCATGCCATCCGGAAAATGATGGTTATGCGGTGTGGCGATGTAGATTGCGTCCAGATCCTTCATTGCCAGCATTTCATCTGTGCTGCTGAAGGCCGCCGGAATTGCCCAGCGCTCGGCGAATGCCTGTGCTTTTACTTTGTTTCTTGCTGATACAGCAACCAGCTGCTGTCCGGTGTGCGCTTTCAGCGCGCGGGCAAAGTGTTCGGCGATCCAGCCGGGGCCGATAACGCCCCAGCGCAGTACGGGTATCGACTTTTCAGAGGGCAGTCGCGGGACGGGCAGGGAGGAGGGAAACATAGTGATTCCTTTTAAGCATTGTTCTGGTGGTTGCCAGCAACAGCAACCCACTGACGGGATATAATGGACTGCTCGATGGCGGTCAGGATTTGCTGGTTCTGCAGGCCAAATGCAAAGTTCGGATAACAGTCGCCGTCGCTGCAGATCCCCTGAACCAGGTCATGAACTTCGATGACTTTGACATCAAAATACCCGAGCCCGCCGCCGCCAAAATCGAATCCGAAGAAGCCGGAATAGGCCGGGATCTGGCTGCCTGCATACAGGGTCTTGAAGCCCCGATCGTGTCTGTCATCACTGAAGCGATAAACCTGCAGCTCATTGAAACGTTCGCCGTCCATATAAAGAGTGCCCTCTGTACCGGAGACCTCCCAGAACACGCCGAAAATGCGACCGGCTGCCAGGCGTGAGGCTTCAATCACGCCGCTGGCCCCGCTTTCAAAGCTGACGAGACACTGAACCTGGTCGTCGTTTTCAACTTCACGCCATTCTGACTGGTCATCAATCCGGCTGGCATAACCGGCGTCCACCTGAGGAACAGGACGCTGCCGGAGGTAGGTCTGCGCGCTGGCCGTTACCTCACTGATCTCCCCCATGAGAAACTGCGCGACGGAAAGGGTGTGAGCCCCCAGATCGCCCAGAGATCCGCTGCCGCCCAGGCTTTTAGAGCAGCGCCATGACCAGGGCAGCGCCGGGTCATTGTAAAAACCCTGGTCAAAGGTGCCGCGAAAGCGGATTGGCGTACCGATATCGCCGCGCTCAATAATCTGTTTTGCCAGCAGCGCTGCGGGCGTTTTGATGTTGTTAAAGGCCACCATCGTTTTGACGCCGGCCTGCTCTGCTGCCAGCGTCATCTGCAGTGCCTCCTGCGAACTGACGGCCAGTGGTTTTTCACAGTACACGTGCTTGCCTGCAGCAATCGCTGCCAGCGCCATTTCAAAGTGCAGATGGTTGGGTGAAGTGATATCAACCACGTCAACCTGCGGGTCGTTAATCAGATCACGCCAGTCCCCGTAGGCCTTATCAGCCCCGAAGCGCACCGCATTTGCGTCGGCCAGAGCCTGATTCTGATCGGCCAGTGCATAGAGATGAGGACGCTTTGGCAGGTCCGGATAAATCATTGCTGCGCGGCGGTAGGCATCAGCATGTGCCTGCCCCATGAATCCTGAGCCGATTAAACCAATATTGAGGTTGTCTTTCATTGGGCGATTTCCTCTGCAGAAAGATACGGTGAAAAAGTGCTTTTTACCCAGCGAAACGCCCGGGAAACGGCAGCAGACGGCTCTTCTTTTTGCGGGTCCTGCTCCGCCTCGACTATCAGCCAGCCCTGATAGTCTGCGTGCGCAATGAAGTCAGTCAGCGGAGAATAGTCAATGCAGCCCTCCCCCGGCACTGTGAAGAGTCCCGCACGTACCGCATCATTGAAGCTGAGGTTATTCTCCCGTACCCGATGCAGCACATCGGCACGGACGTCTTTCAGATGAATGTGCACGATACGGTGACCAAACGTTTCTGTTATCTGAGTCAGGTCAACACCAGCAGCGAAAGCGTGCCCGGAGTCCAGAACCAGTCCGACACTGTCGGAGGTTTTAATCAGAAATTCTTCCAGTTCATGATGCTGCTCAACCAGCATCATCAGATGATGGTGGTAGGCCAGTTTCAGGCCGAACCTCTCCATCAAAATACCGGCGAACCCGCTGACTTTACGGGCATATTCATCCACATCCAGGCAGCTCAGAAGCGGAGAAAGAGAGAGGGGCTCGTCCAGCGGATGACTGCCAGGCATACAACCGCATTCGCCGTAAACCATAACGTCTGCCCCTGATGCTCTGAGAAGTGCGGCGTGTGATTCCACGGCCGCGATTTCATCGGCAACGCCGCGTTCGGCAAGGAAGCCGCTGTGCCAGCCAGAAGCTAGCTGAAGCCCGGCCTTATGCAATAGCGGGGCTAACTCCGTGTGGCTACGAGGGAATTTTCTGCCCAGCTCAATTCCCTGATAACCGGCAGATGCAGCCTGTGTCAGGCAGGTTTCAAGTGAAATACTCTCGCCCAGATCG from Candidatus Pantoea floridensis carries:
- a CDS encoding ISNCY family transposase, producing the protein MTAYGAEFFTMNEVNRLKVIQDIVDRRLTTHLAAERLGISDRHCRRLLQRYRSDGPLGMADRRRGKPSNYQLPAGLAECAVQIIRERYADFGPTLACEKLAELHGVTLSKETVRKLMMQSGLWVPRKHRAPKIQQPRYRRACVGELIQIDGCDHRWFEERGPACTLLVYVDDATSRLMQLHFVRSESTFTYFEATRGYLEQHGKPLAFYSYKASVFRINNKNAASGDGQTQFGRAMNELNITGICANTSSAKGRVERAHLTLQDRLVKELRLRDISTPDAANAFAAEFMADYNRRFAKAPRHDFDVHRPLDADDNLNQIFTWREPRKVSKALTVRYDKMLLLLEDNDDSRRAMGKYLDAWQYPDGRVELRSHGTVLPYSAYDRLSEVDQGAIVDNKRLGHALAVAKLLQDKRDNTRSHGLPAGNGPSRRSAKKDPAKKRQRAVNEDDLLEAIEVLPSFIDGLTP
- a CDS encoding GNAT family N-acetyltransferase, with the protein product MIRTKNLIISKVSHRHADALFRIYGDIENNVYNPSPPFPSIEHSQSVLNTWIEHWSAKGIGNHAISMASDEDCIIGFGGFSFKKFREKEIVSLGYKFTPDVWGNGYATEFVNGIIEHTVLPGNVIEVIARTHPENIASIRVLEKTGFIYLGIYDNNDGMGLSAVFSRKI
- a CDS encoding LacI family DNA-binding transcriptional regulator, with translation MKTFTLEMLAEQAGVSLATVDRVLNERGGVSTRTAQKVLEAAREAGLKRILPEEHRHAWQIEVLLSGDDAFFFRQLASDFSAIATALGYRRVVLHRTFVPESCPDRLAVLIEERSKTRDALIIFAHEHPAVYQALQCCRQRGVPVVTLVTDLPGAHRLCHVGIDQLQAGRTAGLMMGSLIRQQGDVIMVSGRSEYRAHQQRIQGFRDVLEKRFPEVTLREALAGQESRITISRLLEKELVQSAKVVGLYNTGLGNTEISEALARHRLTQACTLITHELYSTTKALFSRNALALTLDQNTARHAQLSVNILLSYLEHGEIPEEYNSGKVTFMLYTQENFY
- a CDS encoding Gfo/Idh/MocA family protein produces the protein MTQKKRFALIGCGFIGQVHAANLATHPDVELAMLADLDTARSAALAGQMKCTAGEVSVAINSDNIDAVLIASATPSHAELLEAAARAGKAVYCEKPIDLSLARATRVAENVLPLNTKITVGFNRRFDRSHQQLKRQLEQGTVGRPELIQMVCRASELPPLSYLKSSGGQMRDQAIHFFDLLRWLTADEVISVGAMGAALAMPAIREFGDVDTSVLIMQMQQGAFAQLDNTRRTGYGYDERISVMGEKGLAESGSQSPPGMTLYQGKAIIKQGLYADWFSRVQGTYYQHLDAFVRSLNGEDVADLPGLLDGIQAQAIAEAATQSLATGMFCPVGQVL
- a CDS encoding Gfo/Idh/MocA family protein; this encodes MFPSSLPVPRLPSEKSIPVLRWGVIGPGWIAEHFARALKAHTGQQLVAVSARNKVKAQAFAERWAIPAAFSSTDEMLAMKDLDAIYIATPHNHHFPDGMKALNAGKHVLIEKPLALNVREAETLQAKARQKGLLCMEGMWCDFAPKYDVLRQLLNDGVLGDLHTLTADHGEFFTKDHRIFNADLAGGPMLDLGSYLVSLSVMVAGAPVRIQSSGQPAEGNINGQASMLFEHACGMHSVLNTTLFSNTPGSAVIAGRDATLVLAGQFYAPGGFVLTSSQGGHTLCWEEPASRYAQLCHEIQHFSWCVGQGLNDSPVRPFSAVLSTLTAMDTVRGQLGIVFNEER
- a CDS encoding Gfo/Idh/MocA family protein, which produces MKDNLNIGLIGSGFMGQAHADAYRRAAMIYPDLPKRPHLYALADQNQALADANAVRFGADKAYGDWRDLINDPQVDVVDITSPNHLHFEMALAAIAAGKHVYCEKPLAVSSQEALQMTLAAEQAGVKTMVAFNNIKTPAALLAKQIIERGDIGTPIRFRGTFDQGFYNDPALPWSWRCSKSLGGSGSLGDLGAHTLSVAQFLMGEISEVTASAQTYLRQRPVPQVDAGYASRIDDQSEWREVENDDQVQCLVSFESGASGVIEASRLAAGRIFGVFWEVSGTEGTLYMDGERFNELQVYRFSDDRHDRGFKTLYAGSQIPAYSGFFGFDFGGGGLGYFDVKVIEVHDLVQGICSDGDCYPNFAFGLQNQQILTAIEQSIISRQWVAVAGNHQNNA
- the iolE gene encoding myo-inosose-2 dehydratase; protein product: MMRSRIRLGVSPLSWTNDVLPDLGESISLETCLTQAASAGYQGIELGRKFPRSHTELAPLLHKAGLQLASGWHSGFLAERGVADEIAAVESHAALLRASGADVMVYGECGCMPGSHPLDEPLSLSPLLSCLDVDEYARKVSGFAGILMERFGLKLAYHHHLMMLVEQHHELEEFLIKTSDSVGLVLDSGHAFAAGVDLTQITETFGHRIVHIHLKDVRADVLHRVRENNLSFNDAVRAGLFTVPGEGCIDYSPLTDFIAHADYQGWLIVEAEQDPQKEEPSAAVSRAFRWVKSTFSPYLSAEEIAQ